Genomic DNA from Gimesia aquarii:
CCCCATGAAAATGAGCAGCCACCTGCCCAGGCTGAAAAACCACAAATGACAACCAATTTTACAACTTTTGACCAACTGGCCGATTCACTCTCTTCCCGCGTTCAGACAGGCACTCTGCTATTCAGCAAAGGAGACTGTCTGGCAGTTCGCATTTACACAAAAAGTGCTTATACACATGTCGCGATGGTTGTGATCCGAAATGGCGAACCATTAGTTTACGACAGTATGAACGGAACAGGAGCCCGCTGCCTGACGCTGAAAAATTATTTGAATACTCAGCGTCCTGCTACGATTCATATCTTTCAACCAAAAACAAAATTCAATCCGTCCATGACAGCTGAATATGAACATTATCTGGATCAAAAATTGGGAACGCCTTATTCAATCAAACATCACTTGACCGGAAGCAGAGCTAAGGGAATCCATTGTGCGGAATACGCCATAGATGCATTATCTGCTTGCAATTTGATGAAAGCGAACGCCCCCGCCAAAGTCTCTCCGGCTTCTTTAGTCACGGGGATCGTTAAATCGGATCGCTATACTCCTTCGATCACTTTCGAGTTGAAAAGACCACCGCGCGTGTCAGAAAAATCGAGTAGCTGGTGCCATCAACTCTGGATTGATACCAAAAACTGTACTTCTGCCTGCTGTATTAAACTGCGGGGATGGGTCTTCTGCCAATAAGAATCTGTAGCTCTGCTTGCAGAAAGTTTACAACATCTTCTTCGAAATCAGGGAAAGATCGGTAAACACTGCTTGAAAGTGCAGGGATTGTTAGCGAAAATCTACGAAGAAACTTTTGCTCATGTGTGACTTATTTCGTAGACGAAAGCGCGATTATGTTGAAGCTCCTCCGTGATAAACAAGCAGTCTTGTTTGTGTCTTGTATTAAACAGTGCCTCTGCTATTCCCTGATTGTAGCGATTCTGCTATCAGTCACTCCGACCTCTGCACAGAAAGATACTAAGGAGCCACAGACTGTTTCAATTGAGCGCGAAGCAATCTCACTCAGACATCCTCGTGATTATTATGTTCCGTTGAATTTAAAACCGGTACGTTCACTCATAATATCTTCGCCGATCGATGGAGTTGTGCATGCAGTTGATGTCAAATCGGGAGAGAAACCAACATCGAAAGCAGTTTTAGTTCGTCTGGATTCTAGTATCCCGAAAGCCGAAGTCACGCGCGCAGAAGCAGCCCTGGAATTGGCCAAACAGGAACAAAAAAATACAACAGGCAAAGCTACGGCAATTGCCAAAGCCA
This window encodes:
- a CDS encoding YiiX/YebB-like N1pC/P60 family cysteine hydrolase gives rise to the protein MSLFLSITILAFAPQIPHENEQPPAQAEKPQMTTNFTTFDQLADSLSSRVQTGTLLFSKGDCLAVRIYTKSAYTHVAMVVIRNGEPLVYDSMNGTGARCLTLKNYLNTQRPATIHIFQPKTKFNPSMTAEYEHYLDQKLGTPYSIKHHLTGSRAKGIHCAEYAIDALSACNLMKANAPAKVSPASLVTGIVKSDRYTPSITFELKRPPRVSEKSSSWCHQLWIDTKNCTSACCIKLRGWVFCQ